The Bacteroidetes bacterium SB0662_bin_6 genome includes a region encoding these proteins:
- a CDS encoding SDR family oxidoreductase, which produces MQHSIYDLTGRVAVVTGGSGALGSACCRGLVEAGASVVILARNKKRVEDAARTLEEAGATAAAGIPADVLKKDQLTAARDLILERFGQVDILVNAAGGNIKSATLKPGDSIFDMPETAFRQVFDLNLIGTVLPTQVFGEVMGAARKNAGEEKTETPRAGAIVNVSSMAAGRALTRVVGYSAAKASVENFTRWMAVELARIFGDGLRVNAIAPGFFIGEQNRSLLLNEDDSLTERGRQIIDHTPMGRFGEVDELAGTLVWLCSDASRFVTGVVVPVDGGFGAFSGV; this is translated from the coding sequence ATGCAACATTCTATCTATGACCTTACGGGGCGCGTAGCCGTCGTCACGGGCGGATCGGGAGCGCTGGGGTCGGCCTGCTGCCGGGGACTCGTCGAGGCCGGCGCCTCGGTGGTCATCCTGGCGCGCAACAAAAAGCGAGTCGAGGATGCCGCCCGGACGCTGGAAGAGGCCGGGGCCACGGCAGCGGCGGGCATCCCCGCGGATGTACTCAAGAAAGATCAACTCACGGCGGCCCGCGACCTCATCCTTGAACGCTTCGGACAGGTGGATATTCTCGTGAACGCCGCCGGAGGCAACATCAAGTCCGCCACGCTCAAGCCCGGGGACAGCATTTTCGACATGCCGGAAACCGCCTTCCGGCAAGTGTTTGACCTCAACCTGATCGGAACCGTACTGCCCACGCAGGTTTTTGGAGAAGTGATGGGAGCGGCAAGAAAAAACGCCGGAGAAGAAAAAACGGAAACTCCGCGCGCCGGCGCCATCGTCAACGTCTCTTCCATGGCGGCGGGCCGTGCGCTCACCCGGGTCGTGGGCTATTCCGCAGCCAAGGCCTCCGTGGAGAATTTCACCCGGTGGATGGCCGTGGAGCTTGCCCGGATATTCGGCGACGGACTCCGCGTGAACGCCATAGCACCGGGGTTCTTCATCGGAGAACAGAACCGGAGCCTGCTCCTGAACGAAGACGACTCACTGACCGAGCGGGGCCGGCAAATCATCGACCATACGCCCATGGGACGCTTTGGCGAAGTGGACGAACTCGCGGGAACACTCGTCTGGCTGTGCAGCGACGCCTCACGATTCGTGACCGGCGTGGTCGTGCCCGTGGATGGAGGCTTCGGCGCATTCAGCGGCGTGTAG
- a CDS encoding fucose isomerase, translating into MTNDNPVTLGVIVGNRGFFPDHLCSAGRRQVIALLEQEGIHVVITPEEATNNGAVETLAEARLCADLFRARRDDIDGVLVTLPNFGDERAVANALRWADLGVPVLVHAFADSKSDMSLASRRDSFCGKISVCNNLRQYGIPFSLTSRHTMDPGSEAFAEDLRRFAATCRVVRSLRNLRLGQIGARPAAFNTVRYSEKLLERSGISVETLDLSELLGWIRRLDDDDTSVADKIEAMHAYTRIDGIPRESLLKMAKLGVCIDRFMEEQGLAATAIQCWTSLEEFYGVVPCTAMSMMSDRLMASACEADIVGALSMYVLQEAARVPAALLDWNNDYGDDPNKGVVFHCSNLPKSFFVDEGADAHRMDFQEIIAGSVGKENTYGTIVGRVAPGPFTFARITTDDLEGRIRAYVGEGAFTPDELRTFGGYGVFEVANMQELLRYMCESGFEHHVAATRARVAGAVHEALDKYMDWEVYHHA; encoded by the coding sequence ATGACGAACGATAATCCGGTGACGCTTGGCGTCATTGTCGGCAACCGGGGCTTTTTCCCGGACCATCTGTGCAGCGCCGGACGCCGGCAGGTTATAGCCTTGCTGGAGCAGGAAGGCATCCATGTCGTGATCACGCCCGAAGAGGCCACGAACAACGGCGCGGTGGAAACGCTTGCGGAGGCGCGTCTGTGCGCCGATCTGTTTCGCGCACGCCGCGACGACATCGACGGGGTACTGGTCACGCTGCCCAATTTCGGGGACGAGCGGGCCGTGGCGAACGCGCTGCGCTGGGCCGATCTCGGCGTGCCTGTGCTTGTGCATGCCTTTGCGGATTCGAAATCGGACATGTCGCTGGCGAGCCGCCGGGACAGTTTTTGCGGCAAGATATCCGTTTGCAACAACCTGCGGCAGTACGGCATTCCGTTTTCGCTCACCAGCCGGCACACGATGGACCCCGGAAGCGAGGCGTTTGCGGAGGACCTGCGCCGCTTTGCGGCTACCTGCCGCGTCGTGCGCTCACTCAGAAACCTGCGCCTGGGTCAGATCGGCGCCCGGCCTGCCGCCTTCAACACGGTCCGCTACAGCGAAAAACTGCTGGAACGGTCCGGTATTTCCGTGGAAACGCTGGATTTGTCCGAATTGCTCGGATGGATTCGTCGTCTGGACGACGACGATACTTCCGTCGCCGACAAGATCGAGGCGATGCACGCCTATACGCGGATAGACGGCATTCCCAGGGAAAGCCTGCTGAAGATGGCTAAACTGGGGGTGTGCATCGACCGGTTCATGGAAGAGCAGGGCCTTGCGGCGACGGCCATCCAGTGCTGGACCTCACTGGAAGAGTTCTACGGGGTGGTGCCCTGTACGGCGATGAGCATGATGAGCGACCGGCTTATGGCGAGCGCCTGCGAGGCCGATATCGTGGGGGCGTTGAGCATGTATGTGTTGCAGGAAGCGGCCCGCGTGCCTGCGGCGCTCCTCGACTGGAACAACGACTACGGAGACGATCCGAACAAAGGAGTCGTATTCCACTGCTCGAATCTGCCCAAATCCTTTTTTGTGGATGAGGGGGCGGACGCACACCGCATGGATTTTCAGGAAATCATCGCCGGGTCGGTCGGCAAGGAGAATACGTACGGCACGATTGTGGGGCGGGTCGCCCCCGGGCCGTTCACCTTCGCCCGGATTACCACGGACGACCTGGAAGGCCGCATACGCGCCTACGTGGGAGAGGGCGCCTTCACGCCGGACGAACTCCGAACCTTCGGAGGATACGGAGTGTTCGAGGTGGCGAACATGCAGGAATTGCTCCGGTACATGTGCGAATCCGGGTTCGAACACCATGTGGCGGCCACGCGGGCGCGCGTAGCCGGAGCCGTCCACGAAGCGCTCGACAAGTACATGGATTGGGAAGTGTATCATCACGCATAA
- a CDS encoding sodium/solute symporter (Members of the Solute:Sodium Symporter (SSS), TC 2.A.21 as described in tcdb.org, catalyze solute:Na+ symport. Known solutes for members of the family include sugars, amino acids, nucleosides, inositols, vitamins, urea or anions, depending on the system.) codes for MTPIDWIIVFAYFMVLVWIVWWSARQTKTTKDYFLAGRNVGWVVVGASLFASNIGSEHIVGLAGSGALNGMAQAHWELHAWIMILLAWVFVSFYYRSGVFTMPEFLERRFDARSRWILSIVSLVAYVFTKVSVTVYAGALVFRTLLPDTFGTPDNAFWVGAFVTVVLTGIYTVFGGLRAVVYTEVLQTVLLLMGSAFITMFGLSELGGWNELRAIVGENAKQFALWRPNSDPNFPWLAVMIASPVVGVWYWCTDQYIIQRTLAARSLTDARRGAIFGGFLKVWPVFIFLVPGMIGYALHQQGLLAIPVSAEGNLMGDMVFPTMVAELLPAGLRGLVVGGLLSALMSSLASLFNSCATLFTVDIYEKLRPNASEARLVRVGRVATGVVVAFGILWIPIMKVISENNEGLYDYLQNVQSFLAPPITAVFVLGIFFKRINGHGAFWGLLVGFVLGMLKLTLQTLVQSGVMEPTGILGGIGAFNGYYFSGVLFLISVVLVVALSWAKDADALGKLKGLTWGTLSSEEQLETRSSWGWFDVAGTVVVLGLVLCIYLYFSFWL; via the coding sequence ATGACCCCCATTGACTGGATTATCGTATTTGCCTACTTCATGGTGCTTGTCTGGATCGTGTGGTGGTCCGCACGCCAGACAAAGACTACCAAAGATTACTTTCTTGCCGGGCGCAACGTCGGCTGGGTCGTGGTGGGGGCTTCACTGTTCGCCTCGAACATCGGCTCCGAGCACATTGTGGGGCTTGCGGGCAGCGGTGCGCTGAACGGGATGGCGCAGGCACACTGGGAGTTGCATGCATGGATCATGATCCTGCTGGCGTGGGTGTTCGTGTCGTTCTACTATCGTTCCGGCGTGTTCACCATGCCGGAATTTCTGGAACGCCGGTTCGATGCCCGGTCCCGCTGGATTCTTTCAATCGTTTCTCTGGTTGCCTATGTGTTTACGAAAGTGTCCGTCACAGTGTACGCCGGCGCCCTTGTCTTCCGGACACTTTTACCCGACACGTTCGGGACGCCGGACAACGCGTTCTGGGTCGGCGCCTTCGTCACGGTGGTGCTGACAGGGATTTACACTGTTTTCGGCGGTCTGCGCGCCGTCGTGTACACGGAAGTGCTGCAAACGGTGCTGCTGCTCATGGGGTCGGCGTTCATTACCATGTTCGGGTTGTCCGAATTGGGGGGATGGAACGAGCTGCGGGCCATCGTGGGCGAAAACGCCAAACAATTTGCGCTCTGGCGCCCCAATTCCGATCCGAATTTTCCCTGGCTGGCGGTGATGATCGCCTCGCCTGTTGTCGGGGTCTGGTACTGGTGTACCGACCAGTATATCATCCAGCGCACCCTGGCGGCCCGGTCGCTGACGGATGCGCGCCGCGGGGCCATTTTCGGGGGCTTTCTGAAGGTGTGGCCCGTGTTCATCTTTCTCGTGCCGGGTATGATCGGGTATGCGCTTCACCAACAGGGCCTGCTCGCCATCCCGGTATCCGCCGAAGGTAATCTCATGGGCGATATGGTGTTTCCCACGATGGTGGCGGAACTGCTCCCGGCGGGTTTGCGGGGACTCGTAGTGGGCGGCTTGCTGTCCGCGTTGATGAGTTCGCTGGCGTCCCTGTTCAACTCGTGCGCCACGCTCTTTACCGTCGATATCTATGAGAAACTGCGTCCGAACGCATCCGAGGCTCGGCTCGTTCGGGTCGGACGGGTCGCCACCGGCGTGGTGGTGGCTTTTGGTATCTTGTGGATTCCGATCATGAAGGTCATTTCGGAAAACAACGAAGGGCTCTATGATTATCTGCAGAACGTGCAGAGTTTTCTGGCGCCACCCATTACTGCTGTGTTTGTGCTGGGCATTTTCTTCAAGCGCATCAACGGCCACGGGGCGTTCTGGGGTTTGCTCGTCGGTTTCGTGCTGGGCATGCTGAAGCTTACGCTCCAGACGCTGGTTCAGAGCGGCGTGATGGAGCCGACAGGCATTCTGGGGGGGATCGGCGCCTTCAACGGGTATTATTTCTCCGGAGTGCTCTTTCTCATCAGCGTTGTGCTTGTCGTGGCCCTGTCCTGGGCGAAGGATGCCGATGCGCTGGGCAAACTGAAAGGCCTGACCTGGGGGACCCTCAGTTCCGAGGAACAACTCGAAACCCGTTCTTCCTGGGGCTGGTTCGACGTGGCGGGCACCGTAGTGGTGCTGGGGCTGGTCCTCTGCATCTACCTGTATTTCAGTTTCTGGCTGTAG
- a CDS encoding sodium/solute symporter (Members of the Solute:Sodium Symporter (SSS), TC 2.A.21 as described in tcdb.org, catalyze solute:Na+ symport. Known solutes for members of the family include sugars, amino acids, nucleosides, inositols, vitamins, urea or anions, depending on the system.), with amino-acid sequence MTPIDWIIVFGYFMLLVWIVWWSARRTKTSEDYFLAGRNVGWAVVGASLFASNIGSEHIVGLAGSGALNGMALAHWELHAWVMIVLGWVFVSFYYRSGVFTMPEFLERRFDARSRWILSIMSLVAYVFTKVSVTVYAGALVFRTLLPDTFGTPDNAFWVGAFATVVLTGIYTIFGGLRAVVYTEVLQTVLLLMGSAFITMFGLSELGGWNEMRVIVGENAERFALWRPISDPNFPWLAIMIASPLAGIWYWCTDQYIVQRTLAARSLTDARRGAIFGGFLKVWPVFIFLVPGMIGYALHEQGLLAIPVSAEGNLMGDMVFPTMVAELLPAGLRGLVVGGLLSALMSSLSSLFNSCATLFTMDIYEKLRPNASETRLVGVGRIATGVVVGFGILWIPIMKVISENNEGLYHYIQNMQSFLTPPIVAVFLLGIFFKRINGHGAFWGLVVGFGLGMLKLTLQTLVQSGVMGPTGMLGAIGTFNAYYFAGVLFLTSIVLIIALSYAKDADPLSKLKGLSRGTLTPEEKIEIRSSWGWFDVAGTVLVLGLVLCIYLYFSFWV; translated from the coding sequence ATGACCCCCATTGACTGGATTATTGTCTTTGGCTATTTCATGCTGCTTGTCTGGATCGTGTGGTGGTCCGCACGCAGGACGAAGACTTCCGAGGATTACTTTCTTGCGGGGCGTAATGTCGGATGGGCTGTGGTGGGGGCCTCGCTTTTTGCCTCGAACATCGGCTCCGAGCACATTGTGGGGCTTGCGGGCAGCGGTGCGCTGAACGGGATGGCTCTGGCGCACTGGGAATTGCATGCGTGGGTCATGATTGTGCTGGGATGGGTATTCGTGTCGTTCTACTACCGTTCCGGTGTCTTCACCATGCCGGAGTTTCTGGAACGCCGGTTCGATGCCCGGTCCCGCTGGATTCTTTCGATCATGTCTCTTGTCGCCTATGTGTTCACGAAGGTGTCCGTCACGGTGTACGCCGGCGCCCTCGTTTTCCGAACGCTCCTGCCCGACACATTCGGGACGCCCGACAACGCGTTCTGGGTCGGCGCCTTCGCCACGGTGGTGCTGACAGGGATTTACACCATTTTCGGCGGCCTGCGCGCCGTCGTGTACACGGAAGTGCTGCAAACCGTGCTGCTGCTCATGGGATCGGCGTTCATTACCATGTTCGGGTTGTCCGAACTCGGGGGGTGGAACGAGATGCGGGTCATTGTGGGTGAAAACGCCGAACGCTTTGCACTATGGCGCCCCATTTCCGATCCGAATTTTCCGTGGTTGGCGATTATGATCGCCTCGCCCCTTGCAGGCATCTGGTACTGGTGTACCGACCAGTATATCGTCCAGCGCACCCTGGCGGCCCGATCGCTGACGGATGCACGCCGCGGGGCCATTTTCGGGGGCTTTCTTAAGGTATGGCCCGTGTTCATCTTTCTCGTGCCGGGCATGATCGGATATGCGCTTCACGAACAGGGTCTGCTCGCCATCCCGGTTTCCGCCGAGGGCAATCTCATGGGCGATATGGTGTTTCCCACGATGGTGGCGGAGTTGCTCCCGGCGGGGTTGCGGGGCCTTGTGGTAGGCGGCTTACTGTCCGCGTTGATGAGTTCGCTGTCGTCTCTCTTCAACTCGTGCGCCACGCTCTTTACCATGGATATCTACGAGAAACTGCGGCCGAACGCGTCCGAGACGCGGCTCGTTGGGGTCGGCCGGATCGCCACTGGCGTGGTGGTGGGTTTTGGCATCCTGTGGATTCCGATCATGAAGGTCATTTCGGAAAACAACGAGGGGCTCTACCACTACATCCAGAACATGCAGAGTTTTCTGACGCCGCCCATTGTCGCCGTTTTTCTCCTGGGCATTTTCTTCAAGCGCATCAACGGCCACGGGGCATTCTGGGGCCTGGTCGTCGGGTTCGGGTTGGGTATGCTGAAGCTTACGCTCCAGACGCTGGTCCAGAGCGGTGTGATGGGACCGACGGGCATGCTGGGGGCGATCGGCACCTTCAATGCGTATTATTTTGCCGGTGTACTCTTCCTCACAAGCATCGTGCTCATCATTGCACTGTCCTATGCGAAAGACGCCGATCCACTGAGTAAACTGAAAGGCTTGTCGCGGGGGACGCTCACCCCCGAGGAAAAGATCGAAATCCGTTCTTCCTGGGGCTGGTTCGATGTAGCGGGTACCGTGCTGGTGCTGGGGCTGGTGCTCTGCATTTACCTCTATTTCAGTTTCTGGGTGTAA
- a CDS encoding protein-glutamate O-methyltransferase family protein translates to MQRNDLPLPVRTDTSNAFAHRSMGVRVPSIIDDTIARNAYADPVADALKRLRDDVAGNAPLRLFEAPAPDHALWLPRYAQREGETWLGTEWLFAEMLVYRLIVEASGFLASGRDPFAPFKQEEMASEALWSTLEEVLAFEGALPERLVRMLKAMLWGNRIDLSIMTVAEQGVHATDEHLLTDRSEEIVAGLLQRSPGSVHIIMDNAGTEEAMDLAWSDLLLAEGLATEIVLHVKMLPVLVSDVIPVDLHDMLQAMTARGGAAAGLSARLSGYMQEGRLRMEADYFWNTDGRFWELSSHIAHALGEAALAISKGDANYRRATNDAIWPLETPMSEALGPFPAPLALLRTLKSDTLVEVPPERAAELEVEHPQWRANGTYGVMQYAAGQEHPVFDEEGSTYA, encoded by the coding sequence ATGCAACGAAACGATCTACCCCTCCCGGTCCGAACGGACACGAGCAATGCCTTTGCGCATCGCTCCATGGGGGTCCGGGTGCCCTCGATCATCGACGACACGATCGCCCGGAATGCGTACGCCGATCCCGTGGCGGACGCACTGAAACGGCTCCGGGACGACGTGGCCGGGAATGCCCCGCTGCGCCTTTTCGAAGCTCCGGCGCCCGATCATGCATTGTGGCTGCCTCGGTACGCACAACGCGAAGGGGAGACCTGGCTGGGCACGGAGTGGTTGTTTGCGGAAATGCTCGTGTACCGCCTGATCGTCGAAGCGTCCGGGTTTCTTGCATCGGGCAGAGATCCGTTTGCGCCTTTCAAGCAGGAAGAAATGGCTTCCGAGGCGTTGTGGAGTACGCTGGAGGAGGTACTGGCTTTCGAAGGGGCGCTGCCGGAGCGCCTTGTGCGTATGCTGAAGGCCATGTTGTGGGGCAATCGCATCGATCTGAGCATCATGACCGTGGCCGAGCAGGGCGTGCATGCAACCGACGAACATCTTCTGACCGACCGGTCGGAAGAGATTGTAGCGGGATTGCTGCAGCGTTCCCCGGGTTCCGTACATATCATTATGGACAATGCGGGCACCGAGGAGGCAATGGATCTGGCATGGAGCGATCTGCTGCTTGCGGAGGGGTTAGCTACGGAAATCGTGCTCCACGTGAAGATGCTGCCTGTCCTGGTGAGTGATGTGATTCCCGTAGACCTTCACGACATGCTGCAGGCCATGACCGCCCGGGGAGGGGCCGCCGCCGGTCTTTCCGCCCGCCTTTCCGGGTACATGCAGGAGGGCCGTCTTCGCATGGAGGCGGATTATTTCTGGAACACGGACGGAAGGTTTTGGGAATTATCGTCCCACATAGCACATGCCCTCGGAGAGGCAGCGCTGGCGATCAGCAAGGGCGACGCCAATTACCGGCGGGCGACGAACGACGCGATCTGGCCGCTCGAAACACCCATGAGCGAAGCGCTGGGGCCTTTCCCTGCTCCGCTGGCGCTGCTTCGCACGCTCAAGAGCGATACGCTCGTGGAGGTCCCGCCTGAGCGGGCCGCCGAACTGGAGGTCGAGCATCCGCAATGGCGGGCTAACGGGACCTACGGCGTGATGCAATATGCTGCGGGTCAAGAGCATCCTGTTTTCGATGAAGAAGGTTCAACCTATGCATAG
- a CDS encoding exo-alpha-sialidase produces the protein MHRRCQPFLVALILLFGLFSCTQQGEDIPAAEGSAVPRGFTIPLIDLADETHRQVMVDKEEGQYLGHPTTVLLEDDRTIITVYPKGHGGGAIVMKRSTDGGLTWSDRLPVPDSWATSREVPTIHRVVDPAGVKRLILFSGLHPIRMAVSEDDGTTWSELEPIGDFGGIVTMGSVERLKNGDYMALFHDDGRFIGPEDQEQDPPVFHVYKTLSQDGGLTWSAPEVIATHPTAHLCEPGLVRSPDGDQIALLLRENSRTLNSFIMFSDDEGQTWSTPREAPGALTGDRHTARYGPDGRLFISFRDTAHETPTQGDWVGWVGTYEDLVEGREGQYRVRLMDNKHQWDTAYPGVEVLPDGVFVVTTYGHWDEGAEPYIVSVRFTLDELDGKAEAMQG, from the coding sequence ATGCATAGACGCTGCCAGCCATTTCTTGTCGCCTTGATTTTGTTATTCGGCCTGTTTTCCTGTACGCAGCAAGGCGAAGACATACCTGCTGCAGAGGGATCGGCCGTTCCTCGAGGATTTACCATCCCGCTGATCGATCTGGCGGACGAGACGCACCGGCAGGTGATGGTCGACAAGGAAGAAGGACAGTACCTCGGCCACCCAACGACGGTCCTGCTCGAAGATGATCGGACCATCATCACGGTCTACCCGAAAGGGCATGGCGGCGGCGCCATCGTAATGAAACGGAGCACCGACGGCGGCCTCACCTGGAGCGACCGCCTGCCGGTGCCCGACAGCTGGGCCACTTCCCGCGAGGTTCCTACGATTCACCGCGTCGTTGATCCGGCCGGCGTCAAGCGGCTGATCCTGTTCTCGGGTCTTCATCCGATCCGCATGGCTGTTTCCGAAGACGACGGGACCACCTGGAGCGAACTCGAACCCATCGGCGACTTTGGCGGCATCGTTACCATGGGGTCGGTCGAGCGGCTGAAGAATGGCGATTACATGGCGCTTTTTCACGATGACGGGCGTTTCATCGGCCCGGAGGATCAGGAGCAGGACCCGCCCGTTTTCCACGTCTACAAAACGCTCTCTCAAGACGGTGGCCTGACATGGTCGGCGCCGGAAGTCATCGCTACGCATCCGACGGCGCATTTGTGCGAGCCCGGCCTTGTCCGCTCGCCCGACGGCGACCAGATCGCTTTGTTACTGCGCGAAAACAGCCGCACCCTGAATTCCTTCATCATGTTTTCCGACGATGAAGGCCAGACCTGGAGCACGCCTCGCGAGGCGCCTGGCGCGCTCACCGGAGACCGGCACACGGCCAGGTATGGTCCCGATGGCCGCCTTTTCATTTCCTTCCGCGACACGGCGCATGAGACGCCGACACAGGGTGACTGGGTCGGCTGGGTAGGTACCTACGAGGACCTTGTCGAGGGGCGCGAAGGCCAGTACCGCGTGCGCCTGATGGACAACAAACACCAATGGGATACCGCCTATCCCGGCGTGGAGGTGCTTCCCGACGGCGTGTTCGTCGTAACGACCTACGGCCATTGGGACGAAGGCGCGGAACCCTATATCGTCAGCGTCCGCTTTACGCTCGACGAGTTGGATGGTAAAGCGGAGGCGATGCAGGGGTAG
- a CDS encoding RidA family protein: MPNKHKVFAMIVPFVLAFSAGPSSAQDQDYNPEARLAELGITLRKASSPVANYVNAVQTGDLLYLSGKGPLRPDGTLVTGKVGADLSVEEGYEAARLTGIQLIATMKDELGDLSRVRRVVKALGMVNAAPDFGAHPAVINGFSDLMVEVFGDRGRHARSAIGMGSLPDNIAVEIEVIVEVE, encoded by the coding sequence ATGCCGAACAAACACAAGGTATTTGCCATGATCGTTCCCTTCGTGCTGGCGTTTTCCGCCGGGCCCTCTTCTGCGCAGGATCAGGACTACAACCCCGAAGCGCGCCTCGCCGAACTGGGTATTACGCTGCGCAAGGCGTCTTCGCCCGTCGCCAATTACGTCAATGCCGTGCAAACGGGGGATCTGCTGTACCTGTCCGGGAAAGGGCCGCTGCGTCCCGACGGGACGCTGGTGACGGGTAAGGTCGGCGCGGACCTGTCCGTCGAAGAGGGGTACGAGGCGGCCCGGCTGACGGGAATCCAGTTGATCGCCACGATGAAGGACGAACTCGGGGACCTGAGCCGCGTCCGGCGTGTCGTCAAGGCGCTGGGCATGGTGAACGCCGCCCCGGACTTCGGAGCTCATCCTGCAGTCATCAACGGATTCTCGGACCTGATGGTGGAAGTTTTCGGCGACAGGGGTCGTCATGCCCGGTCCGCCATTGGCATGGGCTCGCTGCCGGATAACATTGCCGTGGAGATCGAGGTGATTGTGGAGGTGGAGTAG
- a CDS encoding Uma2 family endonuclease, producing MGTVSKTRRYCRDSSWSWRNYLRDRPMTTVRTSTRVRTGKSPAPPEPMTVEEYARFDEPDDGYSSELFRGIVIREPLPGWSHGRSQSILARRLGNWMEAFGQGEVFAETGFIISDRPATVRGPDVAVLLDRRFREGEPGNWIRGAPDVAVEVLSPSNRPGAMREKMRDYFDAGALRVWMVDPKTRTVTIHRANGSKTIFRDGDRLEDPEVLPGFVLEVRELFEG from the coding sequence ATGGGGACCGTCTCGAAGACCCGGAGGTACTGCCGGGATTCGAGTTGGAGCTGGAGGAATTATTTGAGGGATAGGCCCATGACGACCGTAAGAACCTCAACCCGCGTGCGAACCGGAAAAAGCCCTGCCCCGCCCGAACCCATGACGGTGGAGGAATATGCGCGGTTCGACGAGCCGGATGACGGATATTCCTCCGAACTCTTCCGGGGCATCGTCATCCGGGAACCGCTTCCCGGCTGGTCGCATGGGCGCAGCCAAAGCATATTGGCGCGGCGCCTGGGCAACTGGATGGAAGCGTTCGGGCAAGGCGAGGTTTTCGCGGAAACCGGTTTTATTATCAGCGACCGTCCGGCGACCGTGCGGGGACCGGATGTGGCCGTGCTGCTCGACCGACGATTCCGGGAAGGCGAACCCGGCAACTGGATACGTGGAGCGCCAGACGTAGCGGTTGAAGTACTCTCCCCATCGAACAGACCCGGAGCCATGCGCGAAAAGATGCGCGATTACTTCGACGCCGGGGCGCTGCGCGTATGGATGGTGGACCCGAAGACGCGCACCGTGACCATTCACCGGGCGAACGGGTCAAAAACAATCTTCCGGGACGGGGACCGCCTTGAAGATCCGGAGGTATTGCCCGGATTTGTATTGGAGGTGAGGGAGTTGTTCGAGGGGTAG
- a CDS encoding Uma2 family endonuclease, which yields MRRFILLPDISIGPFLQGGMLVTTVMTKIRARIGTDPVPPRPMTVEEYARFEEPEDGYKYELVRGVLMVQEPSPGYPHGSLQADLAWRLGNWVRQTGRGKVAVDMGCIIRMTPATVRGPDICIFLEPVSWENTPGNWAQGAPEIAIEVLSPSNRPGAMREKMRDYFEAGALRVWMVDPKTRTVTIHRADGSKTIFRDGDRLEDPEVLPGFELELEELFEG from the coding sequence ATGAGGCGCTTTATTCTACTGCCGGACATTTCTATTGGACCATTCTTGCAGGGAGGTATGCTCGTGACGACCGTAATGACCAAAATCCGTGCGCGAATCGGTACGGATCCTGTTCCGCCCCGGCCCATGACGGTGGAGGAGTACGCCCGATTCGAGGAGCCGGAGGACGGATACAAGTACGAACTGGTTCGGGGCGTACTCATGGTGCAAGAGCCCAGTCCGGGCTATCCGCACGGATCCCTGCAAGCCGATCTGGCGTGGCGCCTCGGAAACTGGGTGCGCCAAACCGGACGTGGCAAGGTGGCAGTGGATATGGGTTGCATTATCCGCATGACCCCCGCGACTGTCCGGGGACCGGATATTTGCATTTTCCTCGAACCGGTATCCTGGGAAAACACGCCAGGGAACTGGGCGCAGGGAGCGCCTGAAATAGCGATCGAAGTACTCTCCCCATCGAACAGACCGGGAGCCATGCGCGAAAAGATGCGCGATTACTTCGAGGCCGGAGCGCTGCGCGTATGGATGGTGGACCCGAAGACCCGCACCGTGACCATACACCGGGCGGACGGGTCAAAAACAATTTTCCGGGATGGGGACCGTCTCGAAGACCCGGAGGTACTGCCGGGATTCGAGTTGGAGCTGGAGGAATTATTTGAGGGATAG